The Salvia miltiorrhiza cultivar Shanhuang (shh) chromosome 2, IMPLAD_Smil_shh, whole genome shotgun sequence DNA window actctgttggatgaaattcgtacattaaaaaacgtttatatttatattttaagaagtgtttttactgtagccctccccatatatatatatatatatatatatatatatatatatatatatatatatatatagagttgggctaaaataaaaacagatttttttgtataaaataggaatagaTCCCATCCTTTGATTCTTACAGATCTTGTGGCCAGATTTCATCCTGGATTGCAGAGAAAATATACACGCTGGAAATACAGGAGGATATTCACGTCATTTAACCTTCCACTAACGGTTTCAAGGATTTGATTAGTTATTAGCATATTAATTCCATATCAAAACATATCTTCTTTCCTCATAATCAAGAAACGCAGACTCTCGCGTATTATCTTAAAAACGCAGAGACCCATAGGCTCATAACTTCTGAAAACGCAGAGAACCCTAAATTCCTTTAATCTTGTCGTCGTTTGAAGATCGATATGATTCGTCTGGTATGTCACTCTTACCACTTTGCTGTTGTAGCCAtacatgtatatttttttagtatCCATGATTTTGTCGATTGGGATTTCTTAGATTGCTCCAAAATTCAAAGTGATTGAGGTTTTGTTTAAGTTGTTATTCAACTCGTGTTAATAACTCATGCTCACAATACAAGCCACGTTCCTCATGattttataattagtaataCACATGTTTTATGAAATATGTCCCCAGTTCCATACATGAGTTTTATGAATTGTGTTTACATTTAGTATGAATTGTATTGATTTTGTTTATGTCATTCTTCAATTCATGCAAGATGTTGTATTCGTTCATGATATGCGTGCATGAACTAATTTAGAATTCAGTATGAATTGTCaaaattagataatttattaagGAGTGGCTTAAATGATTCATGcattcatttgattaattcATACTATATTAACATATTAATTCTGAAATTCTACTTCGCTCACTCTTTAAACATTGCCCCCAGGATATACCTATAGTATATCCATGGATTTTAGAATACCTAATATGATTCCCAAAAAATATCGCGTGattcatacaaaataaatatgtaattcATGACAGATTGTGAAACTggcaatgcatataaataacCTATTTTTCTAATTTGCAATCTCTTTCTTTTGCAGAGGATGAAATTCATCACAATATAACTGATCCTTGTCATTCGTGCATTATAACTATCCATCAAGGCAGAACAATCTCAGACCTTCGGGCATTATAACTATCCATCAACCAATAGTTCATCTTCCGTGGTAGATCTTGAATTGGGAGATCAAGTAAATGATCAAATCCTAACTTCGCTACAGCTTGCTGCTGGAGAGCATTCATCTGGTTCATTGCTTTCATCAATACACAAGGAGTGGTCCTTGTGAGCAATGATGGATAGTCCTCTGCTCGTTTCACAACCAGTTGTTTGTAGTTcaccaaattattacttgtctACAGACTATGAATTCACACTGATTATTTTACAGAATGCATTTCATTAATATATTTCTCTATATATGTTGTATGCACTAAAGATTCCAACAGCATGAATCACAAATCATAACGGTTTGCACCAATTTAATAGAACCATAACAACCAATATTAAATTAGATAGCACAAACTCCACCCGCACATCACTGTCCAAAATAAATTGAACACGTCCACATACTACACATCATGCATCACATACTAGCCAAAACACGTTACATACATTTTTGACTCGAGGCTTCTAGACACATCGGTTGTCAGTTTCATTCGCGACGCACGCACCCAACACCTTATTCAAGCAGTATTTAATACAACCATATCGAAATAGATTACAAACGACCACTACGCAACCTCTTTACCACTGTCTTAGGGTTTTCATAAACCCTGTTTTCTTTGCCATCTTTTCACTCAATTCCTGCAATATTGGTCTTTGGCCCACGCGGAGGTTGCACGTGCTGGTTCCCAGCCTGATCAGCCTGACGATTCACGTGGCAACACAACATATTTTCGTCTGCATCGTCATTGCTCTCTCCAATTATTATACCTTTACCCTTCTTCTGGGCCAGGTACGCTGcgattcaaatgacacttcgtAAGGTTGAGTTAAGGTTTCTATATTCAGTAATACATATAGTTTCATATGAACGATACATATGGTTCATGCTTCACAAGTTAAAGTTCATTCAAATATAGGAATATGGGTGACAACAATCCAAATTAATCAATACAAGATTATCATTGATCCAATTATCTAATGTACTGAACCAATGGTAAATGTCCATCAGCACGAcagaacaaaaaataaataaaaatgaacataGATTAGGGTTTGCCAACAAAAGGTATATTCCAGCGGCACgacaaaactttaaaaaatgtataacTGGGGAGACCACATGGGTCATGAATCTATGaccttaaaaaaatatacacaaCATTAGATCCACCAAATCAGACACAAGACCACACAAAATTCAAATATCTGATAACGACAGTTCGAAGAACATTCTCCTTTCGAAATAAACAAAACCAATGAAGACTACTTAAATTTATGATGTTTAAACAAAAAAATCCTGTTTTTCGAAACCTATCACTATTGATTCATATGACTTTTTTTCCAAAACAGTAAACCAACGAAGACCACAAGACCAAATCGCACCAATTCGCCATTTTGTTCAACAAAGACACCAAaaccaaaacaacaaaacaaaatacataaatgaaatcACAGCATTATCGTCTACATACCTGCTCTATTTGCTTTCGTAATCGCCATTGAAGAACCTTATATCCCTTTTTTTTCACCCACCAAAAGCTTCGTGTGTTTTTCTTATAGTCGTCGGAATCGCCCTCTGACGGCATAAAACCTTAAATTTTTTGGCCTCCCTTTCACCTGAATCTGCCGCCGAGAAGGGATTAAGATGATTTATGAGAAATAAAACCCTACACCTTCTAATTCATACcataaacaataattatttattatttatccACAAAATATATTAGCAATGACATTATTATTAAAGATTCGTCTAACCTAATCTAAACAATTGAAATTGCAGTCAAATCATACCGTATACGAATTTCCAAATAAATGGGGCACTATTTTCGGAGCTAGTTTGGTGGAGATAATctgccgtttttttttttaccaaattaCCCATATCCTCAAAATTGTGTATGATTCAGaacatatattaatttgaaCCGAGCCGTAGGTTGAAATCAAATCTGGACCGCAGgattaattaaatctatggtTAATATTCATTCCTATTTTAAACACTAAGGGGTGTTTTCACCAtagcccaaccctatatatatatatatatatatatatatatatatatatatatatatattgttaggtccggagggtctcgaataggtgtatgggggggaggaatacacctataggctatttttacttaaaaatagtgggatctcaagatagagatcagaacgaaactttacacgcaaacttagaTGCCTGTTAATAGAAAAgaattttgaccaaacagggttgacgactgatactgaaatactcttcagtagtgagttatcagttaagtcactggaacttaattgatgcacgttaaggcttcagtcgagtttgctaaaacagagatgttacaagtcttcctaactatcagaggatagatcagtcagactgataacatacgcagtggaaataactttgtttcgaaatagcctttgttgagcacgttgttagtcttaggtttctctttgcatttaaccagtattcagtttatcaattgaaaaagcacaagtaagaatgtaaaactgaaagctgtaaataacacagagatttttacgtggttcgaaaaacacttcctacatccacggtcggttgatcagaccaacaactttactccgcaagtgcttttACTGGTGCACTGTAAACCTatccgtgtgcttagccgggtgcacacaaccgaatcaactgaagatccaatcttcagtaccaacacttcactcgcgttggatttcccactcctagcacgaacttgcactaggatctcacagagtcagagtaccttcctgaactccttttcaactcaaacactcgattctatctttcgaatggaggtttgaaatcttgccaactatacttcaaagaacaagttctttggagttagttttgacctaggctttgggtaaacagaggttagcctaaggtctaagagaatgtatgtaatcagcagtgactgatttttggctttggtattctcttcttcgattcaagctttggagagatttaagtttttggctgagaaacaattttggcagagtttcagcttaagttgttgaatcggtgaagattgaagtgatcctcgagcgctatttataggagaggtcttgaatagatccgtcgGCGGAGAacatcttcaagatttcttccgttggagagcttttcgaatttgggctgaggcttcaatcttcgaggttccttgtttggtgagaatgactatgttgaagagcaggagatgcgacgtctctgataaagtagccaccaaataggaataacctctgcagagaaaggaggatcctgagatctctgcatttagtgcggctgtacttttggagtacgtggcttcctttgaacgttggaggttcagtccgatgaagaatgtttaactgatacttgactttagtatcagtccgctgaatccacgtggcacgcattaagtaatcagttccagactgattcttcaactgatacttcagttggtaacttcagtcttcagttcttcgtccttcagtcttcagtccttcgtcctttagtctttagtcttcagaacaacaaactATACTAggaaagaactctaacacttaagTTCGAACAattatagtctattacaattaaggtctatggattttggtatcatcaaaacaaggattaggatatttcaataagtttccaacatatatatatatatatatataggagggctaaaataaaaacacttcttaaaatataaaatataaacaattttcagcccttagatcatcaagatctacggttgattcgtaaccttgttggatgaattcgtggtcctgggttcgaatcccaaaggtagcaaaaatttatttttcacaattcgtaaccatgttggatgaattcgtaaccatgttgaataaaattcgtacattaaaaaacgtttatatttatattttaagaagtgttttcactgtagccctcccctatatatatatatatatatatatatatatagagagagagagagagaaatgttatgctacataccttatatgagcaccttatgtgagcaccactcATGTTTAGCTCTCGTTAGCGTTATCCTTTTTGTTTtaggcatttatttttattctaatacttcatatattgttattgagatcattaattttataaattatataaaaatcaatgttcgatttgttcatattccctttaacttcaaataattaataaaataataaattaggctttgatttttatttaatttataaaattaatgatctcaataacaatatatgaagtattagaataaaaataaatgcctaaaacaaaaaagataacgcTAACTAGAGCTAAACATGAGTGGTGCTCATATAAGgagctcacataaggtatgtagcatatcatttctctctctctctctctctctctctctctctctctctatatatatatatatatatatatatatatatatatatatatatatatataggaagaggttctaataaaaacctcttttaaaatgaaaactaggaaccacatCTTAGCCTTTAAAATTGAAGATCTAGTGGTTGgaattaatttagaaaaatatgCGCCTAAAATGGTTCCAATAGTTGTAGATAGccgtttttttagtttttacttAGTCAAAGGTTATATTTGTCTTTTACTATTTACTTAATTAATCCTAAATGTTTAGTTAGTCTAGTTAGTCGTGTGTTtcattgttttgtttttaatctttgcttttttttaataaaagagtCATAATTGAAAAAGATTATTCTTTTTAATGAAAGAGgattgtttatttttgttgaaaaagaTGATAATGCACAAATGATATTAAATTGCACATATGATAATGCACATGAATTAATGTATATAGCACATATATATGATGATAATGCACATATTAGATAATAGAATTTGATCATTATTCGTACTAAAATACCTTttgtaaatttttatatttaaatggtGTACTGGCTAAAAAAATAATGCACATATTCTACTATTGTATATTCATTGACACAACAAATAAGAAATAAGTATATTTACTGCGCATCTATGCAACAATAATTATAATTCATATGCACACCAACATGTTCTGCTGTGCAACTATAACATTTTATTGTGCACTGAAGAAATATGTATTTTacgcaattgaaaccaacaatgtaTCACATATTAGAAAAAAAAGACGTAAGATCAGATGTCCTTTATAAAATAATGCAAAAATTGATGTAAATGATAACAAAATAGTTTAAGAATAACTCGTCATACGTAATCATATTAGAAAACAAAATTTGTTCACACACAGTGTACTATTCAAACCAAAAGTCATCCAAAATatcttttccatcttctcatctggtACGGATAAGaaattttgattatatttagatgCACCCCTCATTACATCATTCTTGACGTAGTTACTTGTCCATCCTATTATAGTTGAACACTCTTGTACGAAGCCTAATCAAATGCCTTTTTGGATTTTAGCAGATGCTTTCTTCACATGAGGCATATTTAACTGTGCAACAACAAAAACATTATCAACTTTGTATGCTAAAAAAATTAGGGAATCATAACTATGCATTTAAATGTGGAACAATGCAATAAGACATTGAATCTGTACAAATAGTAaccaataaatcaaatttgtgcaagtgtgcatctatgcaatatTCCAAACTTTGTATCACTTAatatactaattttatttttaattattaaagtaAATGGTGTCCGTGCAGCATAAGGATTACTAGTTCCATCAAAACCTTATCCACTTAGAGGTAGAGTTTAAGATCTTTAAAAAGGgcgaaaatttatattttatataggaATAAGTTTGGACAGATAAAATTACAatcttatatataatatataatcacAGGACTTTCATCAAACACTTGGCATACGAAACACTTCATATTCCCAACATTTCAATATTTGCGATACAAATTCTCAACATTTTGAGCATGTATGCATCTATGCATCTATGCATATGTGAAGAACCAATGAAAATAACTCATCCAAGTCCTTAACATTTTTACACAATTTAACTATCAATGAAGATCCAAGCTTGTCGTTGGCAATGCTCCCATTATTATCTACTTCGCTCACTCTTTAAACATTGCCCCCAGGATATACCTATAGTATATCCATGGATTTTAGAATACCTAATATGATTCCCAAAAAATATCGCGTGattcatacaaaataaatatgtaattcATGACAGATTGTAGTAAGATGCTAAGTTCAAAGCAGAAAAAAAAGTGAAGTTGGATGAAGATAATACAGGATCCGATCAACACACAAAAGCAGCAAGCAaaatattcttcttcttcttgttgttcATACGCTGGTCTGTTTTAGGTGTCATACTGCTCTTCAGCATCTTCTTCATAGTCTTCTTCTTCGTCGGCAGTGGCATCCTGATATTGCTGGTACTCTGCCACCAGGTCGTTCATGTTACTCTCCGCTTCAGTGAACTCCATCTCGTCCATGCCTTCGCCAGTGTACCAATGCAAGAAGGCCTTGCGCCTGAACATGGCTGTGAACTGCTCGCTCACCCTGCGGAACATTTCCTGGATTGATGTTGAATTCCCCACAAAAGTGGACGACATCTTCAGTCCTGTGGGTGGAATATCACACACGCTGGACTTGACATTGTTCGGAATCCACTCAACAAAGTATGATGAGTTCTTGTTCTGCACATTAAGCATCTGTTCGTCCACCTCTTTGGTGCTCATTTTACCCCGGAACATGGCAGAGGCTGTCAAGTAGCGCCCATGGCGAGGATCAGCAGCACACATCATATTCTTTGAGTCCCACATTTGTTGCGTCAGCTCAGGGACAGTTAGAGATATATAGTGCTGTGACCCACGGGAGGTGAGTGGAGCAAAGCCCACCATGAAGAAGTGGAGACGTGGAAATGGAATCAAATTCACTGCTAGCTTCCTTAGATCAGAGTTCAGCTGACCGGGGAATCTCAAACAACAGGTTACACCACTCATAGTCGCAGAGATCAAATGGTTCAAATCACCAAAGCTTGGAGTGCTGAGCTTCAATGTCCTGAAACAGATATCATAGAGAGCCTCATTATCAAGGACCATACATTCATCTGCATTCTCCACCAACTGGTGCACTGAGAGAGTAGCATTATACGGTTCAACAACAGTGTCAGAGACCTTCGGTGAAGGGAAAACAGAGAATGTAAGCATCATTCTGTCTGGATATTCCTCTCTGATCTTTGAAATCAAGAGGGTACCCATGCCAGAACCTGTGCCTCCTCCAAGTGAGTGACAAACCTGAAATCCTTGCAAGCAGTCGCAATTCTCGGCTTCCTTCCTGACAACATCGAGGACGGAATCAATGAGCTCGGCGCCCTCAGTGTAATGTCCCTTGGCCCAATTGTTGCCGGCGCCGGACTGACCGAAGACGAAATTGTCGGGGCGGAAGATCTGACCGTAGGGACCGGATCTGATGGAATCCATGGTTCCAGGCTCCAGATCCATGAGGACGGCGCGTGGGACGTACCTCCCGCCTGAAGCCTCATTGAAATAGACATTGATCCGCTCCAGCTGAGTGTCGGATTCGGAGCCGTCGCCCTTGTACCTGCCGGTGGGATCGACGCCGTGCTCATCGCAGATCACCTCCCAGAATTTGGAGCCGATCTGATTTCCGCATTGTCCGCCCTGAATATGCAGGATCTCCCtcatagtgtgtgtgtgttttcctTATGCGATTGACAATATTAAACATGCGGTGGCTCGTGATTTTTCTACCCATAGCTTTGTTAGAATGGTGCTTTAAGGTGTTAGTGTTTGTTTCGAATAGGTTGGATGCTTTTTGCGACAGGTACGGTTGCTTCGATGGGGTTTCGGTTATTTGCTGGTGTTGGGATGGTTTTGCAGGAGAGTGGGGGAGTTCTGGTGTTTGGGTCGGGGTGTCAGCGGTGTCTTTTTTCAGTGCTCGGGTGAGCTCGACACTGGGAGCCGACTGGTCGGACCTCTTGGATCTCCGTGATCGGCGTGTTTCAACCGTTTCACGTCGAGCTTGCTTGAGGGGCGGCAGTTTTCGTCGTCGATGTGCCACCTCTTGTAGTGTTATCTACTTCTTCCGTTTGCATGGTTTTTCTTGGTTTGCTGATTTTCCTTTTACCTCCGCTAGTTGTGGATGCTGTCGTGCTGTTTCTGGTTTTCAGTTTGGTTCCTTTTTGGTAGGTCGtgtttttgcttcttttttgcTTGTTCTCTTTTGTTGGTTTGCTTTGATGTGTTCGGGAACCGAgctgcttaggggtgatggttcggccggaatctcTGAAGTTGTCTCACTTCCGTTCCCACACAGCTcctttttagacgagtactctttttcccttttaaggatTTTCCGAACAGGTTTGCcttaaaagggttttaatgaggctcggcccttagtttgttgtttgtgcactcaagggttcttggttcttttttctctttctctttttaataaaatttaattaaaaaaaaaagattttcaTGAAATTACTTTTAGTTTCATGCTTAAGGGCAAATGAGTAATGTATATTTTGATGATTATGGTAAGTTTATGTAATCCTGTTAATCACGCCCATCATTTCTGTAGTTTGTTGAATCAATGGAGATATTCCCTGGATTACGATTGCATCCGCTATTTGCACCGCCGATTATTGAAATATACAGAAAAATCTTTACGAACCATTCCTCTAAAATACTCAGTTCTAAGCAACAAGTATCAAGTTCAAGAAGGCCTCCGTCTACATCAAAAAATTCCGATGAATTCGTTGTAGGGAGTCTTCGTACAGGTATGAATTTCGGCGAATTCGTTCCGGCGAATTAGGTTAACTTGAACAGGGCTAATTCACGAAATTCATTTCGGCGAATTATGATTGtgtaaatttttgttttttttatgaatttgtgaacTGGTATGGTAAAAATTGCAGGCGACAAATCTGATTCCTCACCAATTTTGTCCTCAAATTGTAGCTTATTTTGTGAGTTCTCTCATTTTTAATTTCCGAATTGAGTCGTGCAAATACTTGATATTGTTTACCATGGATCAAACACGAACCTTTTCATGTTTGAATTTCCTTGTTCTATATGTATGTATCAAGCTATATTTACTGCTCTTTTTCGTGATAAATAGTCTGATAAGCTTGTACTATTGTTCTGTGTTTCAGCATATAGTTGAACTAAAGTCATAATATATTTTGTCTGAGGCGACGTATTATTCTTTGTTTAAGCAATTGTTGTGGAGTTTATGTTTAAGTGGTTGTGTGTTAGATGtatgaatctcatttttttaattttattttgaaatacaGATTGATTGCATATccctagggctgggaatcgggtcgggatcgggtaccctacccgaaaaaatcgggtacccgaccccgaaAATGCCAGAAAACcactacccgaccccgaccccgaaaattaatcgggtaccctaatacccgagtcgggtattcgggtacccgaaattacccggtcaaaattaAGTTTTTCAGGTCAAATTGtgaaatcgggtatttcgggtattagggtacccgaattacccgatttttgcttaatcgggtattcgggtaccctaatacccgaaaatacccgattttattaaaaaaaaaaaacgaaaatataACCCCTATTTTCATGCTTTGCCCTATATAATCTTGTACATTTTCAATTCCCTGTTTTAACAAATAATATATAAcatcaaatcaaaaatcaacaaccacaaaTCTCAACTCTGaagtctaaaattttaaat harbors:
- the LOC131013400 gene encoding tubulin beta-1 chain, which gives rise to MREILHIQGGQCGNQIGSKFWEVICDEHGVDPTGRYKGDGSESDTQLERINVYFNEASGGRYVPRAVLMDLEPGTMDSIRSGPYGQIFRPDNFVFGQSGAGNNWAKGHYTEGAELIDSVLDVVRKEAENCDCLQGFQVCHSLGGGTGSGMGTLLISKIREEYPDRMMLTFSVFPSPKVSDTVVEPYNATLSVHQLVENADECMVLDNEALYDICFRTLKLSTPSFGDLNHLISATMSGVTCCLRFPGQLNSDLRKLAVNLIPFPRLHFFMVGFAPLTSRGSQHYISLTVPELTQQMWDSKNMMCAADPRHGRYLTASAMFRGKMSTKEVDEQMLNVQNKNSSYFVEWIPNNVKSSVCDIPPTGLKMSSTFVGNSTSIQEMFRRVSEQFTAMFRRKAFLHWYTGEGMDEMEFTEAESNMNDLVAEYQQYQDATADEEEDYEEDAEEQYDT